The Setaria viridis chromosome 9, Setaria_viridis_v4.0, whole genome shotgun sequence sequence GCAGCACCTCTGTCCACGGAGGTACAGTATCATGGATCGGCGCATCGTGCCGACCCGACCGGAACCGAACACATCGTCAACGCAGAGGAGGACCGGCGCGCGGCGAATCCCGTCGCTCTCGGGCTCTCGGCGCAACCGGAACGTGCAGGCTCAATGAATGAACGGGCGACACGACCCAGAAGCCACTGGTACTCCTGTAACACAACGCTCGAGCCCTGGCTGCCCCGCGAGAGACGGAACCCGTCGAGGAGGAAGAAATGAAGAATCAACCCATCAATGAGAGTTTGGTTAGACGGACGCATCACCGGCGCCACCCGAACGTCCTCCTCCTAGCGTCCTACCCCAAGCTCACCACTACACTCCGCCCCTTCATCACGCTGCGATCGCAAGGCATGTTTGTTTGTTCCCCTCGTCCTCCTGCAGTTTCATCATCACCTTCACCTTGACGCCCTCTGTGTACTGTTACCCGCGCAATTGGTCTTCCTGTACCATCATTCAGAAGATGGTTTCTGGCCGTACCAGCACATCTTTAATCCCTTCGCCATAAATCGGCATCGCGAGACAAGGCAGTGCATCGTCAGCCGTCAGGTAGCTCGCGTCCTGGCCGTTCCACATGACGGCAGTGAGTACTACTACTCGGTAACAGTATGCGTGTACACAGCAGTCCTTAAGATCACAGATAtatggcctggtttggttccatttgcttatttttaagcaagtgtcacatcaatatttagatactaattaggagtattaaacgtagactatttacaaaatccattacataagtggaggctaaacggcgagacgaatctattaaacctaattagtccataatttgacaatgtgttgctacagtaaacatttgccaGGGAGAAGGTGCATGCGAGACGCGGCGTATGCTCCACCAAAGTCAACATTAACAAACAGTCACCGGGCACGCTGGGCTACGACGAACCGTGGGGCAGACAGGTAGGCGAGGGGCATTAACTCCCGCATTCATACCGACACCTACCTGCCGCGTGACTGCGTGAGGTCGTGATCCTGTGGTAGGAGCAGGGTGAGCCCAGTTCCACGACCGGCCGTTGCATGCTACAGTGTCTATCAGTGGGGAAGAATCCACGAGTCAGCTCCAAAGGAGAAAAACACTGGCTAGGCTCGGTGAAGAGTCGAGACATCGAGATTCGAGAGCCGAGAGGTCAGAGGTAGTTAGGCTAGTTACCCCTAACTCCTAACTTTgatactatgtaaaaagaagattccccatcacattaaacttgcggtacatgcatggagtactaaatgtagatgaaattaaaaattaattgcacagttttgttgtactttgcgagacgaatcttttgagcctaattagtcaatatttggacaataattcacaaatacaaacgaaacgctacagtgtgctatagTGCTGGCACAATAATTTTGCAtttccaaagttgggcaactaaacaagatctTAGACGAGGATGGGAGTGTTTGGGagacaagggctaaactttaaccctatcACACCAGATATTTGACactaattataagtattaaacataggttaattagaaaactaattgcacaacccttagactaaatcgcaagacgaatctattaagcctaattagtccatgatttgataatgtggtgctacagtaaccattcgctaatgatggattaattaggcttaatagattcgtctcgcgatttagcctaggggttctgctattagttttgtaattagctcatatttagtccttctaattaacatccgaatatccgatatgacagggctaaagtttagctcctggTATCCAAACGCTTCCTGTGATGAGAAGTAGGAGTGCCACTTCGCCGAGGCTATACATCATGCGCATAGCTGTGGAGTTCATCCCTACTGTTGTCCGACTTGGAGCGCCAAATGACACTATCCAAATTTTGACTCCTTCGCGGCACAAAATTGGTCAAGGTTGTTAGGTGCAGTGGCACtcgcacaaaaaaaaaaagcaaagattttggaaCAAGTGGCGGCAACTCTAGTCAACCGTACCACGTAAACAAACATCGCCCGTTTcagggaggaagagagggccagagggagggaggggtttCGAGTCACGGCATGGCAATTCCTTGCTCTTGCAGACAGTCTTGCTCCATTGCTGTGACTCAGGCCTCAGCGCAGCAGGCATTAACGCCGGCTCACCCACCAGACCCAACCCACTCGCTTCGCTTCCCTCGGCTCCTTCGTCCGTCCGGCCCCCCACGCCGGCAGCGCAGTTACTCCCCCTCCCtcgccatccatccatccgccTCCGCACTCCGCGCCAAACCCACACTCTCCCAGTCTCCCAGCCGTGCGCTGCGCAGTGCATGCCCCCGCGTCGCCAGTGCAGCCCACTGCGAAAACCGGGCAGAAGCATTACCGCCACGCCGTATTTAATCGTCGGCGACGCACGCGGCCCTGCGCGCAGGATGCTCTTTGCCTGCCCCTGCCCGCTGCTGTTCACCGCTGCTCGTATAACGCGCGGTCAGCAGCATCTGGATCGATGCGTTGATTGCGTGCGATGATGTGGTTGTGGCTACCTAGGTGGCAACAGTGATACTAGCTTGCGGCTAggcacgccggcgccgggatCCATGACAGGTcaggaagaaacgatggagcaGGCGGGAGGGGTGGTGACCGAAGGGCAAGAACCGAccgacgacaacgacgacgccAAGAACGGCGAAGTGGAGGCCGCGGTCTCGCCGGCGTGTGCGCctaaggccgccgccgccatgcccccTTCCTTGCCGCGCCACCGGCGGTCCAAGAGGTCGGTCTCTGCTGCATGCTGCCCTCCACCGATCCTTTTTTTTCCATCCTTTTCTCTGTCTACCTTCACATTTGAAGTTCAAAGTTTCGATGTTTTAACTCTGCCGGCGCCTCCTGTTCGTGGTTCAGTGCATCTTCTGACAGGAACGCGGAGGCGTGCAAGCATGGACCACCGCATGGGCATGGCGCCGTCGAGCAACGCTGCGGCCAAGCACCGTCTGCCATCTCTCCCTGCTCGTCCAAGGTTGCAGATTGCTGAACTCCTCACCGCACAGGACTACCGGAGGATGTTTCGTTACTGATTACTGACCGATGGCGGTGTGAATTCTCTGTCAGAACCCGACGGACGCGAGGAGGTCTTGCGCGACCACCGCCGGAGGCTCGGTTCACCAGGCGCCGCGAGATCACAGGCCCAACGCGTCGCCGAACCACCGCGTGTCGCTGGAGAATGATGTGAGGAGCGAAATGAAAGGCGCGGTTTTTGATCCATCGTAGTGCTGTGCCTGTGAATAACTGTTCCTGAATTCTGGCAGGTTAGGCAGCTGCAGCTGAATTTGCATCAGGAGAGGTCCATGAGGGTCATGCTTGATCGGGCGATTGGCCGGGCATCAAGCACTCTATCTCCTGGCCATAGGCATTTCCCAGCCCAGGTATGAGACTGATCTTCCATTCGCGGCTGCAAAATTTTCCCCTTGCAAATTGCATGACAGTCAAGTCCGCTGTAGAATGTGCATTTCCCGTGTAGAGTGCGCTCTAAGCATTTCCGCTGTAATTTATTTCATCTGGAATGGACATGATTTGAAAAACCAGTTATCTAACAAGCTAACTATTAAGCCATGGGCATCTAAATCGAGGCATATTTTTTCTATGTTTGCATTGTTGGTAGCTAGTAATGCCAGTTAAAGAAAGGAAACGCAATTGCCAAATCAAGAGACCATGAAAGGGAAAGTGCTACATCTCCGTTACTCAAATACTATTGCTGCTGTTTAATAGCATTTTGAAGACTGACTGATATTCTCCCTGCAGACAAAGGAACTGATAGCAGAGATTGAATTGCTCGAGGAGGAAATCGCCAACCGTGAGCAGCACGTTCTTACTCTCTACAGAAGCATCTTTGATCAGTGCATGTCCGGGCCATCGTCGGGGCAGAGCTCTGGTATTTCGTCCCCCGCACACACCAAGAATATCACTACTAGAACTGCTAGAAGGCAGCCAAGCATAATATCAAGTGCATTTTGCTCATCCAAGAAGCTCCCACTACAGCCTTTCCACATCATGGAGTCGCTGTCCGAGTCGGGAAGAACCAAGAATATGCTCAAGGCCAAGATCAAGCATCAATCTTTCTCAAGCGAAACATTGGATATCCATCCTATATCGTTCCCACCAGATCCGAAAAAGGTAACAGGAGAAAACAACTCTCACAACAAGCTCATCTATCTAATTTTCAAATATTAACTGCAAATCAATCTATCACTCATCTACTTTAGTGCACCTATttcaaaagataaaagaaaCAACTTTACTGTGCTGATATGCCTGCTCTAAAATACCTCGTTTACTTCATCTCAACCAAAATTATAACTGGTCCTTTTGTCAGCTACTAGGCTCTTTTGAGGAAACATGTAGTGTTTTCATGCTCACTTTCAGAAACATGCAGCTTTGGTACATTTTGTCCAAAATTTGTACTTCTCTACCGAATGATTTCTAGTCAGAATAACCTTTTCGTCTACTAAAAAATGGAGATCATGCAGTAGGCTAATTTTGACTTTTGTTCTCTTTATGAAAAGCTACCTTATTCGGGGAGTAGTTCTCTGGCTCGCACTCTGAAAGATCACCTTTATCAATGCCCAAGCAAAATATCAGAAGAAATGGTCAGATGTATGGCCTCCATATACTATCTTCTGCGCACCGAAGCACCAGAAAAGCCTGAAAAGGCCCGTTCACCATTCTTGTCAAGATCATCGACGAATGTCATACTTCCTCGGAGAGTGAACGGGGAGGAAAATAGTTCATCAAACAACAAATGTACTGTGGAAATAGCTTCCATATCAGTTGACAAGAACCAGATGCCAGATGTTTCTTATGCGATTACTCACTACAGGTTGTCCAATATAAAATACTGTGAATTGTTACCCTCAAGTAATGTGTCCTTTGAAAATCTCAAGTAACAgatttcttttctctcttggAGTTTAGGTTGCTTGTGGAGCAGCTTGAAAGGGTTGATCTGAGCATGTCAGAAAACAGTATTAAATCGGCCTTCTGGATTAATGTGTACAATTCTCTTATCATGCATGTAATGTTGAATGATCTATGGTGATTTTGCTTAAGTTTTCTCGTTTAATGATTTTACTGCCTTATTAATCTGTTTGTTATTCACTTGCAGGCGTATCTGGCATACGGAATTCCAAACAGCTCGCTGAAAAGAATGGCGCTATTTCACAAGGTGAGACATTTTCCTTTGTAGATT is a genomic window containing:
- the LOC117840623 gene encoding uncharacterized protein; the protein is MTGQEETMEQAGGVVTEGQEPTDDNDDAKNGEVEAAVSPACAPKAAAAMPPSLPRHRRSKSASSDRNAEACKHGPPHGHGAVEQRCGQAPSAISPCSSKNPTDARRSCATTAGGSVHQAPRDHRPNASPNHRVSLENDVRQLQLNLHQERSMRVMLDRAIGRASSTLSPGHRHFPAQTKELIAEIELLEEEIANREQHVLTLYRSIFDQCMSGPSSGQSSGISSPAHTKNITTRTARRQPSIISSAFCSSKKLPLQPFHIMESLSESGRTKNMLKAKIKHQSFSSETLDIHPISFPPDPKKLPYSGSSSLARTLKDHLYQCPSKISEEMVRCMASIYYLLRTEAPEKPEKARSPFLSRSSTNVILPRRVNGEENSSSNNKCTVEIASISVDKNQMPDVSYAITHYRLLVEQLERVDLSMSENSIKSAFWINVYNSLIMHAYLAYGIPNSSLKRMALFHKAAYNIGGHAVTANSIEHALLCFKSPRIGRWFESILSTAMRKKCADEKQLVQLKFGLPDCQPLALFALCTGASSDPMLRVYTAKNVMEELERAKREFLQATVVARKSKKKVFLPRLVERYAREACLGPDDVLLWAQREGGVAAAADGRPQQDAAQRGAGSRRKAAQAVEWLPYAARFRYAFPRTMVDKPHC